CCCTCGACGCGGCGCTGATGCCGCTGATCGTGTTCGTGCGCACCGTGCCGATGATCGCGATCGCACCGGTGCTCGTGCTGATCTTCGGCCGCGACCGCTGGAACGGCGTCGGCATGGTGGCGCTGCTGTCGTTCTTCCAGATCATGCTGGCCGCCCGCAAGGGCTTCGAGGCGCCCACCCGCCACATGCTCGAGCTGATGCACTGCTGCGGCGCGGGCTTCTGGCAGACCCTCTTCAAGCTGCGCCTCCCGTGTGCGCTGACCCACCTCTTCACAGGCCTGCGCATCGCCTCGGCCTCGGCCATCCTGTGCGCGATGTTCGCCGAGTGGCTTTCGGGCGCGCCCGGCCTCGGCAGCCTGATCCTCGACGCCAACTCGCGCCAGCACTTCGCGCTGATGTGGGCCGCCGTGGGCGCGGGCACGACGGTGTCGTACCTCTTCTTCACCTTCACGATCGCGCTCGAACGTGCGGTCAAGGACTGGAACCACTGACCATGGATGCGTTGAAAGGCAAGGTGGTGTTCGCCACCGGCGCCACCAAGGGACTCGGTGCGGAGCTGGCGCTCGCGATGGCGCGCGAAGGCGCCCACGTGGCCGTCGTCGGGCGCGACACCGACGCGGGCGAGACCGTGGCTGCCGCGGTGCGCGCCACCGGCAGCGAGGCGCTCGTGCTGCAAGCCGACGTGACGGACGGCGCCGCGCTGGACACCGCCGCGCGCCAGGCACGCGACCACTTCGGCCGCGTCGACCGCCTGCTGTGCACCGCCGGTGTGGGCAGCCCGCGGCAGCCCGTGTGGGCCGGCACCGCGGAGGACTACCACGCCTGCTTCGACATCAACGTGCTCGGCGTGATGCTGGCGATGCGTGCGGTGATGCCGCTGCTGATCGAGCAGCGCGACGGGCGGGTGGTCGTGATCGGCGGCACCTACGGCCACAAGGGCGTGGCCGATGCTTCGATCTACGCCGCGTCGAAGTGGGCCGTGCGCGGCCTCGTCAAGTCGGCCGCGCTCGAGGCCGGGCCACACAACGTGACGGTCAACGTCGTGGCGCCGGGCGGCATCGCCGGGCCGCGGCTGAAGCGCCTCTTCGAAGCCTCCGCGTTGCGCGAAGGCGTTCCCTACGAAACCGTGCTGCGGCGTTTCACGTCGAAGTCGGCGCTCGGCCGCCTGGTCAGCGGCGACGACGTGGCGCACGCGGTGATCCACCTCTTCGGCGACGGCGGCCGGCTCATCACGGGCCAGGACATCGTCGTCGACGCCGGAACCCTCGTCTGAACTCCCGATGAACACCGACACTCTCGCCCCCGACACCCAGCTCGTGCACCTGGGCCGCGACCCCGCCGCCAACCACGGCATCGTCAACCCGCCCGTCTACCACGCGTCCACCTTCATCTTCGAGTCCGTGGCGCAGTTGCTGGAGACCCGCCGCGACCGCGCGAGCGGCGCCTTTGAGCAGTTCACGTACGGCCGCGAGGGCACGCCGACGACCCGTGCGCTCGAGGATGCCGTCACGAAACTCGAAGGCGGCTACCGCGCCGTGGTCACGTCGTGCGGCCTCGGCGCCATCTGCGCGTCGCTCACCGCGTTCCTGTCCGCGGGCGACCACCTGCTGATCGTCGACAGCCTGTACGGCCCGGTGCGCCAGTTCTGCGACGAGTTCCTCGTCAAGTTCGGTGTCGAGGTCTCGTACTACGACCCGCTGATCGGCAGCGACATCGCCCACCTCGTGAAGACGAACACGAAGGTGATCTACCTCGAGTCCCCGTGTTCGCTGACCTTCGAGATGACCGACGTGCCGGCCATCACGAAGGTGGCCCGCGCCCGCGGCATCACGACGATCATGGACAACACGTGGGCGTCGCCGCTGTGCTTCAAGCCGTTGTCGCACGGCGTCGACGTCTCGATCCACGCGGCCACGAAATACATCTCGGGCCACTCCGACCTGATGCTCGGCATCGCGGTGTGCAACGAGGCGTCGTTCGTCCCGGTCAAGAAGACGGCGTCCGCGTCCGGCTACTGCGGCGGCCCCGACGACATCTATCTCGCGCTGCGCGGGCTGCGCACGCTGGGCATCCGCATCGCG
This genomic stretch from Piscinibacter gummiphilus harbors:
- a CDS encoding SDR family NAD(P)-dependent oxidoreductase — translated: MDALKGKVVFATGATKGLGAELALAMAREGAHVAVVGRDTDAGETVAAAVRATGSEALVLQADVTDGAALDTAARQARDHFGRVDRLLCTAGVGSPRQPVWAGTAEDYHACFDINVLGVMLAMRAVMPLLIEQRDGRVVVIGGTYGHKGVADASIYAASKWAVRGLVKSAALEAGPHNVTVNVVAPGGIAGPRLKRLFEASALREGVPYETVLRRFTSKSALGRLVSGDDVAHAVIHLFGDGGRLITGQDIVVDAGTLV
- the metC gene encoding cystathionine beta-lyase; protein product: MNTDTLAPDTQLVHLGRDPAANHGIVNPPVYHASTFIFESVAQLLETRRDRASGAFEQFTYGREGTPTTRALEDAVTKLEGGYRAVVTSCGLGAICASLTAFLSAGDHLLIVDSLYGPVRQFCDEFLVKFGVEVSYYDPLIGSDIAHLVKTNTKVIYLESPCSLTFEMTDVPAITKVARARGITTIMDNTWASPLCFKPLSHGVDVSIHAATKYISGHSDLMLGIAVCNEASFVPVKKTASASGYCGGPDDIYLALRGLRTLGIRIARHQETATAIARWLQRRPEVSRVMYPALPDDPGHAIWKRDFTGASGLFGAVLKPCSEVQFAAMLDHMELFPMGYSWGGFESLAVPTYPATLRSARPWTEKGPSLRLHAGLEDPDDLIRDLERGFARLVAAR
- a CDS encoding ABC transporter permease; translation: MNPAEISIPDAAVAASTPRVRRGLPLAGAAVLSAQRLAGYVAVVAVVALLWQLAIWLFDVPPYLLPSPADAGAALVAHAGEVGEAAWLTVQSTVIGMLVATVVAVLFALVFIASPSLDAALMPLIVFVRTVPMIAIAPVLVLIFGRDRWNGVGMVALLSFFQIMLAARKGFEAPTRHMLELMHCCGAGFWQTLFKLRLPCALTHLFTGLRIASASAILCAMFAEWLSGAPGLGSLILDANSRQHFALMWAAVGAGTTVSYLFFTFTIALERAVKDWNH